In Brevibacillus brevis, a genomic segment contains:
- a CDS encoding SAM-dependent methyltransferase — protein sequence MRKMESSHSWDLDRIVFIGRVWDEYMQMFHLVEADLAGRRILDCPAGACSFTAGCNERGFDVTACDIAYYHPVTILEQKGLQDLETTISNMEKAEVQKNFRWDSFKSVDDLKQARRAALRDCTADMRRNPNRYIPAVLPILPFRDEAFDLTLSAHFLFLYEDQLDYAFHVQALKELIRVTKEEIRIFPTTNFACERYGYLDQLIEEIRRLGWTAQEVRVPYEFQKNTNQMLVIRKEK from the coding sequence ATGAGAAAGATGGAATCAAGCCATTCATGGGATTTGGACCGGATAGTATTCATCGGCAGGGTTTGGGATGAATACATGCAGATGTTTCATCTTGTCGAGGCGGATTTGGCAGGGCGCAGGATTCTCGACTGTCCTGCCGGTGCCTGTTCCTTTACGGCAGGCTGCAACGAACGGGGATTTGATGTGACGGCATGTGATATCGCTTACTACCACCCCGTCACAATTTTGGAACAAAAAGGGCTTCAAGATTTGGAAACCACGATTTCGAATATGGAAAAGGCTGAGGTTCAAAAAAATTTCCGGTGGGATTCTTTCAAATCTGTCGACGATTTGAAACAGGCGAGAAGGGCCGCATTGCGCGATTGTACCGCGGATATGAGACGAAATCCGAATCGGTATATTCCCGCTGTTCTGCCCATTCTGCCTTTCCGGGATGAAGCGTTCGACCTGACACTTTCGGCCCATTTCTTGTTCCTGTACGAAGATCAATTGGATTACGCCTTTCATGTGCAGGCGCTAAAGGAATTGATCCGGGTGACAAAAGAAGAAATCAGGATATTTCCCACAACCAATTTTGCTTGTGAAAGATATGGATACCTGGATCAACTGATTGAGGAAATCCGTCGCCTGGGATGGACCGCCCAGGAAGTGAGGGTGCCTTACGAATTTCAAAAAAACACCAACCAAATGCTGGTGATCAGGAAAGAGAAATAG
- the istB gene encoding IS21-like element helper ATPase IstB, whose product MSEVTMELKSVFSALQLTAAAQALDELLMEAETRQWSYRQCLQCVLSYELKKREEKQFARRYKRAAFPELKTLDEFRVDQQPSLGKRQLQQLRELIWLEQHYNLLFLGPPGVGKTHLAIALGVEALNQGYNVSFATMDQLLQLLKTQEISRNAQLRVNRIVRSDLVIVDDLMFMALDRQEAHLFFQLVNKLYGQASIILTSNKGPEEWGDLLGDPAVTAAILDRILHRSEVIHLTGDSYRIRHRETIFGSY is encoded by the coding sequence ATGAGTGAAGTGACGATGGAACTGAAGTCCGTATTCAGCGCACTGCAGTTAACCGCCGCCGCTCAAGCACTGGACGAGCTTCTGATGGAAGCCGAAACCCGACAGTGGAGTTACCGCCAGTGTTTGCAGTGCGTACTTTCGTACGAATTGAAAAAACGGGAAGAAAAGCAGTTTGCCCGCCGATATAAACGTGCTGCTTTTCCGGAGCTGAAAACCCTGGATGAATTCCGGGTTGATCAACAGCCCTCGCTCGGAAAACGACAGCTGCAACAACTTCGGGAACTGATCTGGCTAGAACAGCATTACAACCTGCTGTTCCTCGGCCCGCCGGGCGTAGGAAAAACGCATCTGGCGATCGCATTGGGCGTTGAGGCGCTGAATCAAGGGTACAACGTCAGCTTCGCCACCATGGATCAGCTCTTGCAGCTGTTGAAAACGCAAGAGATTTCTCGGAACGCCCAACTGCGGGTGAACCGGATCGTGCGATCCGATCTGGTGATTGTGGACGATCTGATGTTCATGGCGCTGGATCGACAGGAAGCGCACTTGTTTTTCCAGTTGGTCAACAAGCTATACGGACAAGCATCTATCATTCTCACATCCAACAAAGGACCAGAAGAATGGGGAGATCTGCTTGGCGATCCCGCTGTCACCGCTGCTATTCTGGACCGCATCCTGCATCGAAGTGAGGTGATTCATCTGACGGGAGACAGTTATCGGATCAGGCACCGTGAAACCATATTTGGAAGTTACTAG
- the istA gene encoding IS21 family transposase: protein MYIEIYQLKQLGLTVSQIARKLKISRNTVYKYLHMSPEEMQAFIESVKTRRKKLDPVEPQVVQWLREYPDLSAAQIHDWLKERRLDANVCESTVRNFVRRLREQHGMPKSKPIRQYEAVEDPPMGQQMQVDFGETKTRDLYGHPVRLWCIAFVLSHSRHKYVEWQDRPFITVDVIRCHENAFAFFGGMTREIVYDQDHLLLVSENHGDLILTAQFAAYVRQRGFQIRMCRKQDPESKGRVENVVGFVKNNFARHRIFTHIDRWNEDCMDWLNRTGNGRMHHSTKKIPAEVFAEERLHLLPVPEKIQTEFAPSITRRVRKDNTVVFQGNRYSLPLGTYTGPDTFVEIKVTSEKQLLAFHSETGDELARHPLHSGKGKLIKNTNHARDRSKGIDTYIEHVAARFPEPGQARSYLTMIRERKPRYIRDQLQWIDKHAKDTDADALAKALAYCLKHQLYQATDFVDALHHFAERKPGAEPTIPTDIRLLEEPQRQMLKMKPQIRPFEVYQAILEGSR, encoded by the coding sequence ATGTACATCGAAATCTATCAACTGAAACAGTTGGGGCTTACTGTTTCACAGATCGCTCGTAAATTGAAGATCTCGCGAAACACCGTGTACAAATACTTGCACATGTCACCGGAAGAGATGCAGGCCTTTATCGAATCGGTGAAGACGCGAAGAAAGAAACTGGATCCGGTTGAGCCCCAAGTTGTTCAGTGGTTGCGAGAATATCCCGATCTTTCAGCCGCTCAGATTCATGACTGGTTGAAGGAACGACGCTTGGATGCCAATGTCTGCGAGAGTACCGTGCGCAACTTTGTCCGGCGCTTGCGCGAGCAGCATGGCATGCCGAAAAGCAAACCGATCCGCCAGTACGAGGCAGTCGAAGATCCGCCCATGGGACAGCAGATGCAAGTGGATTTCGGCGAAACGAAAACCCGCGATCTTTATGGGCATCCCGTACGATTATGGTGCATCGCGTTCGTTTTATCCCATTCCAGGCACAAATACGTCGAATGGCAAGATCGGCCGTTCATCACAGTAGATGTTATTCGCTGTCACGAGAACGCCTTCGCATTTTTCGGCGGAATGACACGCGAAATCGTCTATGATCAGGATCATTTGCTGCTCGTCAGCGAGAACCACGGAGATCTGATCCTCACGGCCCAATTCGCCGCCTACGTCCGACAGCGTGGATTCCAGATTCGCATGTGCCGTAAGCAGGATCCGGAAAGTAAGGGTCGAGTGGAAAACGTCGTCGGTTTTGTGAAAAACAACTTCGCGCGTCATCGGATCTTTACCCACATCGACCGCTGGAACGAAGACTGCATGGATTGGTTGAACCGAACCGGAAATGGGCGGATGCATCACTCTACGAAAAAAATACCGGCAGAGGTGTTCGCCGAAGAGCGGCTCCATCTCCTGCCGGTTCCCGAAAAAATACAAACCGAATTTGCCCCCAGTATAACAAGACGGGTGCGAAAAGACAATACCGTTGTCTTTCAGGGGAACCGATACTCGCTGCCGCTTGGAACCTACACCGGTCCGGACACCTTCGTGGAGATCAAAGTAACGTCGGAGAAGCAGTTGCTGGCGTTTCACTCGGAAACCGGTGATGAATTGGCTCGTCATCCGCTGCATTCCGGTAAAGGGAAGCTGATCAAGAACACGAACCATGCCCGAGATCGTTCCAAAGGCATTGACACCTACATCGAACACGTAGCTGCCCGTTTTCCCGAGCCGGGACAAGCCCGATCCTATCTCACGATGATCCGGGAACGGAAACCGCGTTACATTCGGGATCAGTTACAGTGGATTGATAAGCACGCCAAAGACACAGATGCGGACGCACTTGCGAAAGCGCTGGCCTATTGTTTGAAACATCAACTCTACCAGGCCACGGATTTTGTGGACGCGCTGCACCATTTCGCTGAACGAAAACCGGGCGCGGAACCAACCATTCCCACAGACATCCGATTGTTGGAAGAGCCCCAGCGGCAGATGTTGAAGATGAAGCCGCAAATTCGTCCGTTTGAAGTATACCAAGCAATCCTGGAGGGATCGAGATGA
- the phnC gene encoding phosphonate ABC transporter ATP-binding protein, protein MIEIQELTKAFGGNIVLDKVTFSIHNREFLVILGSSGAGKSTLLRCINGLLAPTSGQIRMDGTVYTQKNIRELRRKVGFIFQHYEVIGNLSVMQNVLLGSLGTKSFWNVFFSREERVKAAEAIELVGLGDKVHVRVDQLSGGQKQRVGIARAVFQNPQVILADEPVASLDPVTSLEILSLLKRIKEEKGTTIVCNLHQLEYARTFGERIIGIRHGMIQYDGQASRITEADIRNIYGNAYMLEQGEREEEGRTAAQLVHS, encoded by the coding sequence TTGATCGAGATTCAGGAACTGACCAAAGCATTCGGGGGAAATATCGTTCTGGACAAGGTCACCTTCTCCATTCATAACCGGGAATTTCTCGTCATCCTGGGTTCCAGCGGGGCGGGGAAGTCGACGCTGCTGCGCTGCATCAACGGTTTGCTTGCGCCGACAAGCGGACAGATCCGAATGGACGGTACGGTCTATACACAAAAGAACATCCGGGAATTAAGGAGAAAAGTGGGCTTTATCTTCCAGCATTACGAGGTGATCGGCAACCTGTCCGTGATGCAGAACGTCCTGCTGGGCAGCCTGGGTACAAAATCCTTCTGGAATGTCTTTTTTTCCAGGGAGGAGCGCGTCAAGGCAGCGGAAGCCATCGAACTGGTCGGACTGGGGGACAAGGTCCATGTACGGGTCGATCAGCTCAGCGGCGGACAAAAGCAAAGGGTCGGGATTGCCCGGGCCGTTTTTCAAAATCCGCAGGTGATTTTGGCCGATGAACCTGTTGCCAGTCTGGATCCGGTGACCAGTCTGGAAATCCTTTCGCTGCTCAAGCGAATCAAGGAGGAAAAAGGCACGACCATTGTCTGCAATCTTCACCAGCTGGAGTATGCGCGCACTTTCGGGGAACGGATTATCGGGATTCGCCACGGAATGATTCAGTATGACGGGCAGGCATCCCGGATTACGGAAGCGGATATCCGGAACATTTACGGTAATGCTTACATGCTGGAACAGGGTGAGCGTGAAGAGGAAGGACGCACTGCTGCACAATTGGTTCATTCCTAA